The genomic DNA GCGCAAGGCGACGAGCGCGCGCAGCAAAGCCACGCTGTCAGGCCCTCCGGAAACGGCAATCACGACCGTGACCTCGCTCCACTCGGTCGGCGGCCAACTAGCTTCAAGTTCTTGTTCGAAGGGATGCATCCAAAGCCGGCTCGCGGCGACGCATGGTCGGCGCGCGGAAAGAAGGACCTCCGCTGGCCGTCATAGCTTGCCTGAAGCGCCGGCGCTCTCACCAGCGGCGGCACGCGCTCCCATTGCCCCGGCGGCATCAGGTTGCAGAGATTGTTCAATTTTTGCTAACATTTGAAACAAGAGGGCTGGTAGTTCTCTCTTGGGGTCTTCGTGCTCCGTGCAAACATCCGAGTTTGCACGTCGTCCCGCTGGCTTACGGCGGGCGCGAAGAGTGCACGGGGGAGTAGCCAACCGGCCCTCGCCAAGTCGATGCCTCTGTAGACGAGTGTCTTCGGCCTGACCCGTTCGGGCAAGTCGAACGACCCTGGCCAGATGCGAACTGGCGACGCGAGAGTTTCCTGGTTCTTTTGACGTACGAGCCCCCTGACCGAAAGACCTGCGGAATGCTGGACCTGGTGATCCTGTTTCTGCAGCAGTGGTTCGGCAAACTAGGCTGCGCGATGCGTGCCGTGTCGAGGTGCGTGAAGCCTTCGACGGTGCACCCGAGCGCGGCCTTTTGGCCGCAGGCGGTGGCGTCGTTTGCCGAGTGGGCCCATGCGGCCTGGCTTTGCATGCGCTATCGCCCGCCTGACGCCGAGGCTCGGGTAATCCATTCTGCTGGAGTTGGCCTGCGGTCGTATCCTGGGGATGCTGCCGCACGGGCGCGGTTGCGCACGCCTGGGTTGCGCGGTTCCGCCTGGTTGTCCGGAGCCTGGCCGGCCTTGCCCGGCCGGCCACCGCGGTAATCGGCCAACAACGTCGATCGAAGCAGTTCATTCTCGCGGGCCCGCCTCACGGCGCTTGCGTCGTGGTGTTTCGCTGGCAGGCGTTCGTTTGCCCCCTCGCGCCATGCTCGGCGCAGGTGCTCAGCACGGGATCATGGCCGCATGCGCTCGCAGCCGTAAAAGGAGCCTGCCGTGCTACCAGCGGAGACCGTGTTGGCGGTGATCGTGACGGCGATCGTGGCGGCCGCTTTGGCCGTGGCCCTGATCAAGGTCCTCGATCGCCTGCGGATGAAGGACGCCGAGACCAAGGCCAAGCAGCTCGTCGCGCAAGCCGAGCGCGACATCGAAACTCGCCGCAAAGAATCCGAGCTACAGATCAAGGAACAGGCCATCCAGGTCCGCGCCGAGGGCGAGCGCGAGATCAGCAAGCTGCGCGACGAGTTGTTCGAGCGCGAGCGGCAGCTCGACAAGCGCCAGGACAGCATCGATCAGCAATCCGACCAGCTGCGCAAGCAGGAGAAAATGGTCGAGAACAACCAGCGCAAGCTGGCCGAGCGGATCGAGGAAACCACGCGCCGCAACAAAGAGGCGGCCGACCTGGTCGACATGCAGCGGCAAAAGCTCCACGAGCTGTCGGGCCTGTCGCGCGACGCCGCGACCACGCGGCTAATGTCGATGCTCGAAGACGAATTGCAGCGCGAAACCGGCGCGATGATCCTGCGGCACGAGCGCAAACTGCAGGAGACCTGCGAGCAGAAAAGCCGCGAAGTGATGATCACCTCGCTGCAACGCTATGCCGCCAGCCACGCGGCCGAAAGCACGACCAGCACGGTCGACATCCCCAACGACGAAATGAAGGGCCGCATCATCGGCCGCGAAGGCCGCAATATCCGCGCGTTCGAAAAGGCCACGGGCGTCGACGTGATCATCGACGACACGCCGGGCGTGGTGATCGTCAGCGGTTTCGACAAGGTCCGCCGCGAAATCGCCCGGATTTCGCTGGAGAAGCTGATCGCCGACGGCCGCATCCACCCCTCGCGCATCGAGGAGGTCGTGGCCGAGACCGAAAAGGAGCTCGAGGCCCACTTGATGAAGGTCGGCCAGGCGGCCGTGCAGGAGGTCGACCTGTCGAACGTCAATGAAAAAATCATCCACCTGCTGGGCCGGCTCAGTTTCCGCACCAGCTACAGCCAAAACGTGCTGCGGCACTCGGTCGAAGTAGCCTTCTTGAGCGGCATGATGGCCGAAGAGCTGGGCCTCGACGGCCGGCTGGCCCGCCGCTGCGGCCTGTTGCACGACATCGGCAAGGCTGCGGACCACGAGGCCGAGGGGGGGCACCCCAAGATCGGCGCCGATCTGCTCAAACGCTATGGCGAGCGCCCCGAGGTGGTCCACGCGGCGCTGGGTCATCACGACGACTTGCGCATCGACTATCCTTATACGGTGTTGATCGCCGCGGCCGATGCGGTCAGCGCGTCGCGGCCGGGAGCACGGCGCGAGAACCTCGAGCACTACATCAAACGGATGGAAGAGCTCGAGCAGATTGCCACCGAGTTTTCCGGCGTCGAGCAGGCCTATGCCATCCGCGCCGGCCGCGAAGTGCGCGTCATCGCCAGCTCGCGCGACACGACCGACGAAACGGCGGCCAAGGTCTGTCGCGACATCGCCAACGCCTATCAGGAACGGCTGACCTATCCCGGCGAAATCAAGGTGACGATGATTCGCGAAATCAGGGTTACGGAGACGGCCAAGTAACGACACCGGCGGCGCGGACAGGTGCCGCGCCTGCGGCTTGGCCCAGGGAGTTGCGGCGTGCGGCTACTCTTCATCGGTGATATCGTCGGCAAGCCCGGCCGTGCGATCGTCGAACGCGCCGTACCCGGCCTGATCCGGCGCGAGGGCCTTGATCTCGTCGTGGCCAATGCCGAGAACGCCGCGGGTGGCTCGGGCATCACTCCCGCGATTTATCGCGAATTGATCGCCGCCGGGGTCGACGGCATCACGCTGGGCGATCACATCTATCGACGCAGTGAGATCAACGGCGTTCTCGAGCACGAGGCGAACATCTGCAAGCCGGCCAATTTCCCGGCCGTGGCCCCGGGGCGCGATCACATCGTCCTGACGGCCCGCGACGGCACGGCAGTGGCCGTCGTCTGCGCGCTGGGGCGGCTATTCATGCGGCCGGTCGATTGCCCGTGGACGGCCATCGACCGCGTCTTGGAGTCGCTTCCCGAACAGGTCCGCTGCGTGCTGGTCGATTTTCACGCCGAAGCCACGAGCGACAAACAGGTGATGGGCCGCTACTTGGACGGTCGCGTCAGCGCGGTGCTGGGCACGCATACCCACGTGGCCACGGCCGACGAGCAGATCCTGCCCGGCGGAACGGCATTCCAGTGCGACGTGGGCATGACCGGGCCGCACGATAGCATCCTGGGCCGGCGAATCGATCGCGTGGTCGACACCACGCTATCGTTCGTCCCCTCGCATTTCGAAGTGGCGACCGGCGACGTGCGGATCAACGGTGCTATCGTCGAGATCAACCCGCAAACCGGGCGGGCGACGGCGATTCGCCGGTTGTCGATCGATGAAGCCGACGCGGCCGAACTGGCCGCCTGGGAGCGGACGCTCGAGCCGCGCTGAGCCCGAGACTCGCCAGCGCGCGGAGTGCAAAACAATGCCTGGACGTGATAGCAGGCCGACTCCGTCTTGCACGTCTGACGCGGCGTCGCTATCTTCCCGCCGCTTTTCCTCGATCTCATCCACAAAGTTCCGCGCGTCCGAAACGTCGCGCGCGTTGCCTCCTCGGTTGCGATTCGGCTGTGGCCTGGCAGGCCTGGGGCTCCTCGCTCTGCTCTGCGTGGCTGCCTGGCTGACGCCGAATGCCCGAGGACTTGGTACGCACCAACAACTGGGACTGCCGCCGTGCACGTTCTTGACCTTGTTCGGCCAGCGTTGCCCGGCCTGCGGCATGACGACCGCCTGGGCCCATGCCGTGCGTGGCCAGTTCGCCGCGGCGGCGGCGGCCAACCTGGGCGGGACGCTGCTGGCCGTAGCAGCGGCGCTGGGCGCGCCTTGGCTACTGGCGGTGGCCCTGCGTGGACGATGGCTGCTGGGCGTGCCGCGCGAGGAAGTGCTCGCGGTGGGCGCCGGGGTATTCGTAGCCCTTACGCTGCTCGATTGGGCCGTGCGCTGTGCATGGCGCTAGGGCAGCTTCACTCCAACTGAATCATCCGAAGAGGTCCTGGCGATGGAACGCTGTTCACCTCGTGCGGCCGCGGCCTGCGCGGCCGGGTTGTTGAGCCTGCTCGCGCTGTTGCCCGCGGCCGGCTGCACCAGCGCGCTGGCCGGGGCCATGTACATCATCCGCGGCACCGACGAGCCGGCCGAATTCGACGGGCTCAAGGAGCAAAACGTCGTGGTCATCTGCCGGCCCCCGGCCGACGACCAGTATCGCAACATCCGCGTGCCTGAACTGCTGGCCAAGGAGCTGAGCAGCCTGCTCGGGCAGCGCGTGTCGAAGATCAAGATCGTCGATCATCGCAAGGTGGCGCGATGGACCGACGAAAACGACTGGCTCGAATTCAAGGAAGTCGGCAAGGCACTCGACGCCGACCGGGTCGTGGCGGTGGATCTGGAAAGTTTTTCGATCTACCAAGGCCCGACGCTCTACCAGGGCAATTCACAGGTTCGTGTGCAAGTGCTCGACATGCACGCCGGCGGCGAGGTGATCTTCGAAAAGCGCCTGCCGTCGAACGAGTACCCGGTCAACACAGGTGTGCCGACGTCGGAGCGCGAGGAAGAAGAATTCCGCCGCGAGTACGTCGCGATCCTCGCCGACCGGATCGGCCGCTGCTTCTACCCACACGATTCGTTCCAGAAAGTCGCCGGCGACACGGACGCGTTGTTGCGATAGCGCGGGCGGCTTAGCGCTCGTCGGACCAGATGCCGAGTCGCTGCCGTCTCGCGTCTTGCTGCGCCGCTTTGAAGCGGTCCTTCATCGCCTGGGAATAGGGATGTCGCAGCAGGGCCCGCCCCAGACCGGCGCGGAGCAGTTCTTCGTTGAGCATCCGGTCGCCGACCCAGACGTAGGCCAACAGTCGGCCATAATCGTCGGTGCGCTCCTGGTCGAACTCGAGCCGCACGCGGTTTTGCCCGGCGGCCAGGAATTGCCGCGTGAAGGCCGTGGCCTCTTTGCCGAAGGGCTGGACCGGCGTGTCGGGTTTGACCGACTCGGGCGTATCGACGCCGATCAGCCGCACGCGCTGGTCGTTGTCCAAGAGCAGCGTGTCGCCGTCGACAACACGCTGGACGCGATACGCGCCTCGCTGCGCGCCAACCCAATCGTTATCGGTCTGTGGTTGCGCGGTTCGAGCAGCAGTCTCCGCCGGCGGCTCGTCGGTCGCCGGCGTGACCCCGCGCGCGGGCGGCGACGGCCGACGCGTGTCGGGCGCCTGGTGCGTGGCAGAATTCCACTGGGAGTACTGCCGGGCAGCAAGCACCAGCAACACGCACAACGCGACCCACCACGGCATGCGGCGGCGACCGGGGCGGGGGGGCATAACGGGCCTCTTGCTGGCGCCGCAGGACGGCACCCCGCGCGACGCACTTGAGATCTGCCCGCGGGCAAATCAGTTCTGGCTGAAGTTCATCGGGCTGGCTGCGTCCTTGGCCAGAGGATCGCGAGCGAACTTCTTCTGACAATCGCAGCACAAGTCAAATCGCAGTTCGCGCGGTGTGAGATCTTCGGCGCTGTCGTCCCCCAGCGGGCGCGAATGAGCCCGTTCGAAAACCTGGTGCAACTCTTGCAGATGATCGCGGTCATCTTCGAGACTCTCGTCGGACAGCGGCTCGAGCGCCGCGGCGATCTCGATCTTGACCACGTAGCGAAACTCTATCTCCGGATCGATCTCCCGACCGCAATGGTCGCAGGTGTAATGGATCATCGACCGACTCCTGGGCAGGGGATAGCTGGGGGCGAGATGTGCGGCGCGCAGGCCGGGTGCGGGTTGAACTTCGCAGTTGCGCCGCTGGTGGTGTTCGGGAGCTCAGCCCCTGGGCTCCCACGAGTTCCATCCTAATGGCGCATTTTTCGAAGTGGCAACAGCACACGGGGTCAAAAACAGGTAGAAGCATGCCGGGAACTTGTAACGGCTGGTCATCTGCCCGGACCACGTTGGCGGCACGCCAGGGGCTGGCAACCAGGCACCAGCATCAGCCGCCCGAAGCCGGGCGGCCCGCACAGGCTCGGCAGGAACCGATCCGGATTTGCTGGTCGGGGCGCAGGTGACCCACTAGAATGGTTCTGCAGCTTGCCCGTTGCTGCAAGCTGAACGATGGGGAGGAGACAGACATGCTGTCATGCCCCGCGAAGGCCTGCCATCCGCAGAGGA from Pirellulales bacterium includes the following:
- the rny gene encoding ribonuclease Y encodes the protein MLAVIVTAIVAAALAVALIKVLDRLRMKDAETKAKQLVAQAERDIETRRKESELQIKEQAIQVRAEGEREISKLRDELFERERQLDKRQDSIDQQSDQLRKQEKMVENNQRKLAERIEETTRRNKEAADLVDMQRQKLHELSGLSRDAATTRLMSMLEDELQRETGAMILRHERKLQETCEQKSREVMITSLQRYAASHAAESTTSTVDIPNDEMKGRIIGREGRNIRAFEKATGVDVIIDDTPGVVIVSGFDKVRREIARISLEKLIADGRIHPSRIEEVVAETEKELEAHLMKVGQAAVQEVDLSNVNEKIIHLLGRLSFRTSYSQNVLRHSVEVAFLSGMMAEELGLDGRLARRCGLLHDIGKAADHEAEGGHPKIGADLLKRYGERPEVVHAALGHHDDLRIDYPYTVLIAAADAVSASRPGARRENLEHYIKRMEELEQIATEFSGVEQAYAIRAGREVRVIASSRDTTDETAAKVCRDIANAYQERLTYPGEIKVTMIREIRVTETAK
- a CDS encoding YmdB family metallophosphoesterase — translated: MRLLFIGDIVGKPGRAIVERAVPGLIRREGLDLVVANAENAAGGSGITPAIYRELIAAGVDGITLGDHIYRRSEINGVLEHEANICKPANFPAVAPGRDHIVLTARDGTAVAVVCALGRLFMRPVDCPWTAIDRVLESLPEQVRCVLVDFHAEATSDKQVMGRYLDGRVSAVLGTHTHVATADEQILPGGTAFQCDVGMTGPHDSILGRRIDRVVDTTLSFVPSHFEVATGDVRINGAIVEINPQTGRATAIRRLSIDEADAAELAAWERTLEPR
- a CDS encoding DUF2752 domain-containing protein produces the protein MPGRDSRPTPSCTSDAASLSSRRFSSISSTKFRASETSRALPPRLRFGCGLAGLGLLALLCVAAWLTPNARGLGTHQQLGLPPCTFLTLFGQRCPACGMTTAWAHAVRGQFAAAAAANLGGTLLAVAAALGAPWLLAVALRGRWLLGVPREEVLAVGAGVFVALTLLDWAVRCAWR
- a CDS encoding thermonuclease family protein codes for the protein MPPRPGRRRMPWWVALCVLLVLAARQYSQWNSATHQAPDTRRPSPPARGVTPATDEPPAETAARTAQPQTDNDWVGAQRGAYRVQRVVDGDTLLLDNDQRVRLIGVDTPESVKPDTPVQPFGKEATAFTRQFLAAGQNRVRLEFDQERTDDYGRLLAYVWVGDRMLNEELLRAGLGRALLRHPYSQAMKDRFKAAQQDARRQRLGIWSDER